GACCGGGTTTGGTTTTTTCGATAATCTCAAAAATTTCCGGCGTCAGCACATAGCGGCCAATAATGGCCATATCGCTGGGTGCTTCGTTGACGGGCGGTTTTTCGACTAAGTCGGAAACCTTATAGGTGCGCGGCTCGACCAGCGTTCCGGCGACACAGCCGTAGGAGCTGATTTGTTCCATTGGAACTTGCTCAATGCCGAGAATGGTGCAGCGGTATTTTTCGTATTTTTCAATGAGTTGCCCGATGCAGGAGCGGGGTGCTTCGATGATATCATCACCAAGCAGTACGGCGAAGGGCTCATCACCGACAAGGCGTTTGGCGGTCAGGACGGCATGGCCGAGTCCAAGCGCTTCTTTTTGGCGTACATAGCACACTTCGACCATATCGGTAATGGCGTTTACCATCTTTAGAAGCTCGGTTTTTCCACTGTCACGTAGTTGGGTTTCAAGGCGGTAATCTTTGTCGAAGTAGTCTTCGATTGCCCGTTTTGTCCGTCCGGTGACAAAGATGATCTGCTCAATGCCGGCGGCGACGGCTTCTTCAACCACGTATTGGATGAGTGGTTTGTCAATCAACGGGAGCATCTCTTTGGGCATCGATTTGGTGGCGGGTAAAAATCGCGTGCCGAGTCCGGCAACGGGAAAAACAGCTTTACGGATTTTCATGTTAGCTCCACATCTTTTAGAAGTATTTCAGTCCATTTTTGGCATCATTCAGGCCGATTTTCAGGTTTTTGCGACCTTTAAATTTGCCGCGCAGCATCTCTTCGGCCAAGGTGTCTTCGACAAATTTCTGCATGACCCGCTTGAGGGGTCGCGCTCCGTATATTTTGTCGTACCCTTTTTGCAGCAGGAACTCCACGGCATCGTCTTGCAAAAGAAGCTTGAGGTTGCGATCAACGAGGCGGCGGTTGAGTTGCTCGAGCAGCAGGAAGAGGATTTGCTTGAGGTGCGATTCTTCGAGTGGATGGAAGACGACGGCTTCGTCAATCCGGTTCAGCATTTCTGGGCTGAAGAGGTTGCGCAGTTCCGTCATGACATTATCTTTCATGCGGTCGAAGTTGATGGCCTCTTGATCGGTCGTCACTTCTTGGCCGAAGCCGAGTCGTTTATCTTTGCCGATCATGCGGGCGCCAGCGTTGGATGTCATAATGATAATGGTGTTGCGGAAATCGACGACATGGCCATAGGAGTCGGTCAGGCGACCATCGTCAAAGACCTGCAGCAGGATATTGAAAATATCGGGATGTGCTTTTTCTATTTCGTCGAGCAGAACCACGCTGTAGGGACGGCGGCGCACTTGTTCCGTCAGCTGTCCCCCTTCGTCGTAGCCGACGTAGCCGGGAGGGGCACCAACGAGGCGCGAAACGGAGTGCTTTTCCATGTATTCGCTCATATCAAAGCGGACGAGGGCTTCTTCGTTATCGAAGAGGAGTTGTGCGAGCGATTTTGCCAGTTCGGTTTTGCCGACACCGGTCGGGCCAAGGAAGAGGAAAACGCCGATTGGTTTTTGTGGCGATTGGAGTCCGACGCGGCTACGGCGGATCGCTTTGGCAACGGCGCTGACGGCTTCGTCTTGTCCTACCATCCGCTTGTGCAGTTCATCTTCAAGGCGCAGCAGCTTGGCGGTTTCTTTTTCTTGTAACCGTTGTAAAGGGATGCCGGTCATTAACGAAATAACGGTGGCGATGTCTTCGGCACCGACAATCGGCTCAATCGCTTCGCGCTCTTTTTTCCAAGCTTGTTTTTTCTGCTGGAATTCTTCGCTCAGTTTTTTGTGATCTTTACGCGCTTTAGCGGCTTTGTCGAACTCTTGATGCGCTTCGGCGACTTGTTGTTTTTCGTGCAGTTGCACGATTTTTGCTTCCATGTTTTTGAGTGAATCAGGCAGCGATAAGTGGCTGATGCGCGTGCGCGCACAGGTTTCGTCGATGACGTCTATCGCTTTGTCTGGATGGAATTTGCTGGTGATGTAGCGCGTGGAGAGGCTGACGGCGTTAACGATCGCTTCGTCGTTTATTTGCACACGGTGGTGCTTTTCGTAGTTATCACGCAACCCTTTGAGGATGCGGACGGTGTCGTCGAAGTTGGGTTCATTGACGAGTACGGTTTGAAAGCGGCGCTCCAGTGCGCCATCTTTTTCGATATACTTTCGGTATTCGTTCAGGGTGGTGGCGCCGATACACTGGATTTCGCCACGTGCGAGGCTCGGTTTCAGCATATTCGAGGCGTCGATAGAGCCTTCAGCTGCGCCCGCGCCGACGAGGGTGTGAATTTCGTCAATAAAAATGATGACGTTATCGTCTTCGACGATTTCGCGCATGATATTTTTTAGGCGTTCTTCAAATTGACCACGGTATTTTGTGCCTGCGACGAGCATGCCGAGGTCAAGGCTGATGAGGCGCTTGTCAACCAGAATTTCGGGGACATCGCGGTCGGTGATGCGCTGAGCCAGCCCTTCGGCAATAGCGGTTTTGCCGACGCCCGGTTCGCCAATCAATACCGGATTATTTTTTGTGCGGCGGCACAATACCTGCACAACGCGCTCAATTTCACTGTCGCGCCCAACGACAGGGTCGAGTTTTCCTTCGGCGGCATAGCGCGTGAGGTCTCTGCCAAATTCATCTATCGTTGGTGTGGCGGTAGGTGCTTTGGTGGTTGGGTTGGTCGTCTTTTCGTCGGTGGCGAGGTTGGCTTTCAGGGTACGCGTCACTTCTTCGCGTACTTGCTCAAGGCTCATACCAAGGGCGTTCAGGATATCAAATGCTTTCCCTTTCCGTTCGCGCAGCAGGCCGATAAGAATGTGCTCATCAGCCACAAAGTGCTGTCCTGCAGCTTTGGCTTCTTCAACAGCCATTTCGAGCACGCGCTTTGATTGGGCGCTAAAGGGAATATCGGCATCCATGATGGTGTTACGGCCAAGAGGGAGATATTTTTCGATTTCAAGGCGCAGGATGTTGAGGTTGATGCCGAGTTTCTTGATTACGCTAATGCCGATACCTCCGCCGTCTTTGATCATGGCAAGGAGGAGGTGCTCGGTGGAAATGGCTCCCTGTTGCAGGCGAGAGGCTTCTTGCCTCGAAATAATAACGATGCGGCGAGCCCGCTCGGAGAATTGTTCAAACATGGGGTAAACCTCTTTTGGTAGTGTGCTTCGTGGACGTTATCGCGCAAGTTGTTCCATTATATCTTGGGTCTTCTTGACGGATTGAAGGTAGATGGGCGAGACGGCTTCTGCGATAACGCCAAGTTCGCTACAGATCGCTTCGCATTCTTTCCATAATCCTTTTTCATAGTTTTCGATCAGGTTTAAAAGGTGGCCGAGCTTCCCTTCGCGTTTGAGGAGCCCGTGTTTGATCTCATCGGTCAGCGGAATATCGGCAAGAATTTCATCAAGCGGACGACCGATAAAGGTGTCGATCAACGAAAATGTTCCGACAAAGTAGGCGCTGTCAGTTGGAATCTTTAGGTTGCCCGATTTGCTGAGGAGGTCGCAAAAGTTGCCTCTTATGAGAGTCATTTCGATCAACTCGGTTGGGAGTCCCTCGCCCATTTGACTGAGGGCGACCACAGAGGCCCATTTTTTGACGTTACTAATGCCAAGAAGTGTTAAGGCATGACCGACGGAGCTGACTTCGGTGCGGAGCCCGAAAACGGCGGAGTTGATGAGCTTTAGTAATTTCATGGAGAGGGAAACATCACGCCGGATGATTTGCTCTAATGCTTTCAGGTCTACGTCAGTGCGGTTGATTTCCCGCATGAGGCTTAGAGAACTCATTTTATTGGGCGCAATGTCTTTGACTTGTGTCAGCGTTGGGCGACTAAAAAAGTAGCCCTGAAAATATTCGTAGCCCAGTGATTTCGCCGTTTCAAACATCTCTACGTTTTCAAGTTTTTCAGCCAGAAGTTTGATGTTTTTCCCTTTCACGCGTTGGGCGAGAGCTGCCCACTCTTCTGGTGGCGAGAGGAGGAAATCAACTTTAATGATGTCGGCTAATTCAACCAGTGGTTCGAGCGAAGGGTCGTATTCAAAATCATCAAGGACGATCATGTAGCCATTTTCTTTGAGTTTTTTGCATGAGTCGATAACGTCGGGTGTTGGGTCAACGTCTTCGAGCACTTCAACGTGGAGTAATTCTTTCGGGAAAAGCGACGCGACATCGCTTATAATAAGGTTCGATGTAAAATTGATAAAGTAGCGTTGTTGACCCGTCAATGTTGAGAGATCTATCGAACTCAGGGTGTCGGCAAGGACGTTGGCAGTTGCTTTATCTCCATCGGAGTAATCATAGGCATCAGCACCATCAATGCGAAACAATAATTCATAGGCATATACATCCATTTTAAGATCAAATATCGGCTGCCGCGCGATGAATATATTCATTTTATTCCCCCTTTGTGTGAAGGCTCAACCGCTGTAAAGTAGAAGAAAAGCGGCGTTGAAGTCAACTGATTATCGATACCAATGGTTCCGAGAAGAAGCTGTGAAAGCAATAGTATAACGTTATTTTATATAAGGCGCGGATTGTATACAATTTTCTTGACCTCCGTCGCCTTTATCCATATGATTGCGGCTAAATGATTCTCTAAATTCTCAACGAAGGTGTGCCAGCTATGGAAAACTTAGGCGTTGTCGTAATGGGCAATAACTATGTCAAAGTTATTGAAAACAAAGACGAGGGTAGCTTTCTGGTCTATGACCTGATTAAAGAGAAAGTTATTTTGACAGCCGGCGACTTTGCCGGGGCGGAAAAGCTGTACATGGAAAAGTCGAAGGAATATGTCGCATCCGGTCTTGACGAAATGTGCACCATGCGCGGCATCAGTGTCAAAGAGTTGCTGAAAGGGCTTGAAGTACTTCCGAAAAATTGTGTTGTCGACTTCTCTGTCAGCTATGACCCTGCCGCCAATAAACTGAAAGTTTGTCAGTAATTACCAAATTGTAAGGAGTAACGAATGCCCAAGATGTACGAAATACTTGAAAAAACGGACTTGGTTCCTGGCATGTCCATGTTCCAGGTATACGCCCCGATGTCGGCTCGCGCGATGAAAGCTGGGCAGTTTGTTATTTTGCGTGTCAGCGAAAAAGGGGAGCGGATTCCAATTTCGATCTCAGGCTGGGATGTAGAAAAAGGAACCATCCGGATCATCATCATGGCGGCTGGTCGCACGTCTGCCGAAGCGGTTCAGTTAAACGTTGGCGACTGCTTCCAGGATATCGTTGGCCCACTTGGTCAGCGTTCACACGTCGAAAAACTTGATGGTGCGGTTGTCGTTATCGGTGGCGGGTATGGTACGGGTGCGGTTCTCCCAACAGCAAAAGACATGAGAGCGTTGGGGAATAAAGTTATTGGTATTGTTGGTGCTCGTAGTGCTGACCTTGTTATCCTGGAAGACGACTTGCGTGCTGATTGTGACGAAGTCTATGTTACTACAAACGATGGTTCAAAAGGGATTCAGGGTTTCGTAACCGACGCGTTGAAGCAAATCATGGAAAAAGAGAAAGTTTCGTATGTGCTTGCGGTTGGTCCTGTGCCAATGATGAAAGCCGTTGCCGAAATGACGCGCCCAGCTGGCATCAAAACATGGGTATCGCTGAACGCGATCATGGTTGATGGTACGGGAATGTGCGGTGCTTGCCGTGTAACGGTTGATGGGAAAACGAAATTCGCTTGTTTCCATGGTCCGGACTTTGATGGTCATAAGGTGAATTTTGAAGAATTGACTTTGCGCCAAAAAATGTTTGTTGCGCAGGAAAAAATCGCTATGGAAAAAATGGAAGAGGTGAAATAAATGGCTGCACTCACCGCCGCACAAAGATTTGCTATTCAACGTCATGCTATGCCTGAACAAAAGCCCGAACTCCGTGTGACCAACTTCCTTGAAGTTCCCCTTGGATTTTCTAATGAAGATGCGATGGCCGAGGCTTCACGTTGTCTTGACTGTAAAAACCCACAGTGCGTTGATGGTTGCCCGGTTAACATCAACATCCCTGGCTTCCTGAAGAAAATCGAAGAGGGCGACTTCGGCGCTGCGGTCGCCGTGATTCGTGAAACGAACTTCCTCCCGGCGATTTGTGGTCGCGTGTGTCCGCAAGATCAGCAGTGTGAACTGGTGTGTATTGTTGGTAAGCGCAATAAGCCAGTTTCGATTGGTTCACTTGAGCGTTTTGCGTCTGATTTCGAGCGGGCGAACAATATTCGTACCGTTCCTGTTGTTGCCGCTCCTACTGGCCGCAAAGTTGCGGTTGTTGGTTCTGGGCCAGCAGGGATGACCGCTGCCTATGAGATTCGTCGCCGTGGTCACGAAGTCACCGTTTTCGAAGCATTCCACCGTGGTGGTGGGGTTCTGGTCTACGGGATTCCTCGTTTCCGCTTGCCACTTGATATCATTGACGAAGATCTGAACTTCCTCCAGCAAATGGGTGTTAATTTCGTGTACAACACGGTAATCGGCAAGTCGATCACGCTTGACGAATTGATGGGGCCAGAATATGGCTATGATGCTGTGTTTATCGGAACTGGCGCAGGCCTGCCCAAAATGCTTGGTATCGACGGTGAAAACCTGAACGGTATTTACTCGGCGAACGAGTATCTAACACGTATCTATCTGATGGGTGCAGATAACTTCCCTGACAATATTACTCCTCTTTACCAAGGGAAAAAAGTCGGGATTATTGGCGCAGGGAACACGGCTATGGATGCTGCACGTACCGCGAAGCGTCTGGGTGCTGATGTTACGGTTTACTACCGTCGTTCACGCGAGGAAGCACCGGCGCGTACGGAAGAAATTCATCACGCTATGGAAGAGTTTATTGAGTTTAAGTTCCTTTCGAATCCACTGGAGTTCATTGGCGACGACAACTATTTCGTTAAAGGGATCAAGTGCGATGTGATGACTCTGACAGAACCCGATGAGTCAGGTCGTCGTAAGCCAGTTTCGGCTGGCGAACAGTTTGTTGACGAAATTGATACGGTTGTGTTCTCGCTTGGTTGCGATGTTAACCCGCTTATTCCAGACAGTACTCCCGAAATCGAAGTCAATAAATGGGGCGTTGTTGTTGTCAATCCTGACACGTGCGCGACTTCTAAAGATGGCGTATTTGCTGGTGGCGACATCATTACTGGTGGTTCGAAAGTTATCACCGCGATGGGTCAGGCGAAAGTTGCTGCCGCAGCGCTGCATGACTACGTGATGGCAAAGCCAGCGCGTAAGTAAATCGGTCACTTTGTGTTTCTATCCCGGCAGGGTCTCTCTGCCGGGATTTTTTATTGACAATAAGTTGCAAAAATATGAGACTTTGCGCGCCCTGCGGGGAATTTTTCTTGGTTTCGTACCTGAGGAGAGAGACTATGTCGGAACATTCTTTAGCCCGTCAACCCATTCTTGATGTGAATAATACCATTTACGCGTATGAGATTCTTTTTCGCCAGAATAAAGGATTGAATCGGATGATTGGTGAGGCGACAGAAGGGATTAACGAGCAACTGATTCGCAGCGCGCTTGGCGCCTATTCTCAGAACGATCTCCTTGGCTCGCATAAAGGGTTTATCAATGTTGACCATACATTTTTTCAAAAAGATTATGGTGATATATTTCCGCCACAGCGCTATATCTATGAGTTGTTGGGCTCCACGAAGGTGACACCGGAGTTGGTGTCGCAAATATCTGATTTGCATGCGCAAGGGCATCAATTTGCTCTGAGCGAGTTTGTTTTTGAAGATTGGTATATCAAAATGTTCTCGCCGCTCTTTAAGTATG
This sequence is a window from Chrysiogenes arsenatis DSM 11915. Protein-coding genes within it:
- a CDS encoding sulfide/dihydroorotate dehydrogenase-like FAD/NAD-binding protein: MPKMYEILEKTDLVPGMSMFQVYAPMSARAMKAGQFVILRVSEKGERIPISISGWDVEKGTIRIIIMAAGRTSAEAVQLNVGDCFQDIVGPLGQRSHVEKLDGAVVVIGGGYGTGAVLPTAKDMRALGNKVIGIVGARSADLVILEDDLRADCDEVYVTTNDGSKGIQGFVTDALKQIMEKEKVSYVLAVGPVPMMKAVAEMTRPAGIKTWVSLNAIMVDGTGMCGACRVTVDGKTKFACFHGPDFDGHKVNFEELTLRQKMFVAQEKIAMEKMEEVK
- the galU gene encoding UTP--glucose-1-phosphate uridylyltransferase GalU; amino-acid sequence: MKIRKAVFPVAGLGTRFLPATKSMPKEMLPLIDKPLIQYVVEEAVAAGIEQIIFVTGRTKRAIEDYFDKDYRLETQLRDSGKTELLKMVNAITDMVEVCYVRQKEALGLGHAVLTAKRLVGDEPFAVLLGDDIIEAPRSCIGQLIEKYEKYRCTILGIEQVPMEQISSYGCVAGTLVEPRTYKVSDLVEKPPVNEAPSDMAIIGRYVLTPEIFEIIEKTKPGRGGEIQLTDALRELERRQAIYACQFEGKRYDCGDKLEYLKATVEMALKHPQFGKPFGEFIASLPK
- a CDS encoding ATP-dependent Clp protease ATP-binding subunit, with translation MFEQFSERARRIVIISRQEASRLQQGAISTEHLLLAMIKDGGGIGISVIKKLGINLNILRLEIEKYLPLGRNTIMDADIPFSAQSKRVLEMAVEEAKAAGQHFVADEHILIGLLRERKGKAFDILNALGMSLEQVREEVTRTLKANLATDEKTTNPTTKAPTATPTIDEFGRDLTRYAAEGKLDPVVGRDSEIERVVQVLCRRTKNNPVLIGEPGVGKTAIAEGLAQRITDRDVPEILVDKRLISLDLGMLVAGTKYRGQFEERLKNIMREIVEDDNVIIFIDEIHTLVGAGAAEGSIDASNMLKPSLARGEIQCIGATTLNEYRKYIEKDGALERRFQTVLVNEPNFDDTVRILKGLRDNYEKHHRVQINDEAIVNAVSLSTRYITSKFHPDKAIDVIDETCARTRISHLSLPDSLKNMEAKIVQLHEKQQVAEAHQEFDKAAKARKDHKKLSEEFQQKKQAWKKEREAIEPIVGAEDIATVISLMTGIPLQRLQEKETAKLLRLEDELHKRMVGQDEAVSAVAKAIRRSRVGLQSPQKPIGVFLFLGPTGVGKTELAKSLAQLLFDNEEALVRFDMSEYMEKHSVSRLVGAPPGYVGYDEGGQLTEQVRRRPYSVVLLDEIEKAHPDIFNILLQVFDDGRLTDSYGHVVDFRNTIIIMTSNAGARMIGKDKRLGFGQEVTTDQEAINFDRMKDNVMTELRNLFSPEMLNRIDEAVVFHPLEESHLKQILFLLLEQLNRRLVDRNLKLLLQDDAVEFLLQKGYDKIYGARPLKRVMQKFVEDTLAEEMLRGKFKGRKNLKIGLNDAKNGLKYF
- the gltA gene encoding NADPH-dependent glutamate synthase; translation: MAALTAAQRFAIQRHAMPEQKPELRVTNFLEVPLGFSNEDAMAEASRCLDCKNPQCVDGCPVNINIPGFLKKIEEGDFGAAVAVIRETNFLPAICGRVCPQDQQCELVCIVGKRNKPVSIGSLERFASDFERANNIRTVPVVAAPTGRKVAVVGSGPAGMTAAYEIRRRGHEVTVFEAFHRGGGVLVYGIPRFRLPLDIIDEDLNFLQQMGVNFVYNTVIGKSITLDELMGPEYGYDAVFIGTGAGLPKMLGIDGENLNGIYSANEYLTRIYLMGADNFPDNITPLYQGKKVGIIGAGNTAMDAARTAKRLGADVTVYYRRSREEAPARTEEIHHAMEEFIEFKFLSNPLEFIGDDNYFVKGIKCDVMTLTEPDESGRRKPVSAGEQFVDEIDTVVFSLGCDVNPLIPDSTPEIEVNKWGVVVVNPDTCATSKDGVFAGGDIITGGSKVITAMGQAKVAAAALHDYVMAKPARK
- a CDS encoding EAL and HDOD domain-containing protein — protein: MNIFIARQPIFDLKMDVYAYELLFRIDGADAYDYSDGDKATANVLADTLSSIDLSTLTGQQRYFINFTSNLIISDVASLFPKELLHVEVLEDVDPTPDVIDSCKKLKENGYMIVLDDFEYDPSLEPLVELADIIKVDFLLSPPEEWAALAQRVKGKNIKLLAEKLENVEMFETAKSLGYEYFQGYFFSRPTLTQVKDIAPNKMSSLSLMREINRTDVDLKALEQIIRRDVSLSMKLLKLINSAVFGLRTEVSSVGHALTLLGISNVKKWASVVALSQMGEGLPTELIEMTLIRGNFCDLLSKSGNLKIPTDSAYFVGTFSLIDTFIGRPLDEILADIPLTDEIKHGLLKREGKLGHLLNLIENYEKGLWKECEAICSELGVIAEAVSPIYLQSVKKTQDIMEQLAR